The genomic segment aaagtaaaaatatgtaTGATTCACACATATAGCAGCCatggaaatgatttttggattTGCTTTTTGAATAAAAACATTTATGTTTAACTAATGCTAACGTcaaaatataacaaaattaCAAAGCATATCTAAGATGCATGTTAATTTGTGCTGTTATAACTGTTGCCAAGTTAACAGTTAGGATACTTAGGGGTAAAAGCAAAACAAACCAAATTCTCAATGTACTTAACTACTGATCGATAAAGTCGAAAGCTGCCCGGTCTAATCCTGTCCGCCACAagatataaaaagaaaacatatcaAAGACTGAGACACTACAATCAGAACGCTAACATAGGTTTATTTTACATATTGTTTGATGAGTGCAAGGCTAAGTACACGCGTATTTTCTTCACAAAATAGTTGTATAGAAATGAAAATATGTCAATACTGATTCTAATTTATCAGCTGAAATTAAAACAGCATTGGGTCAATCAAATAAGACTCTAATTTCTACACTATCTTTGGCCATAAATGtaaatttattatttgtaaATACTGAAGTTCTGTATTTGCAGATATTTGAAATACTAATGAACTAGCTACTTAATAATTTGTTCGAAAGGTACTCCaagtaaataattaattttcacTGATACAGACTCTTTTAATGGGTTCATGTTCTGCAGAGTATACGTGCGTgttaaaaattactaaaatttaatcaaatctTAAATTTAAACTCATAATTTAAAACCTAATCATGGTTCCGCCTTTGTTCACACACAAAACTTGGAGCTGAATTTATGTCTAAACACAATAATGTACTTAATtaagtttcaaatatttttaaaatttaatttcaaaaatatttttcttcaacttcaatcaaaATATTGTCCTTGCCTACTTAGAATAATGTATTACAACAGTACTATCTTGTTTATAACAATATTAGTCCTAATTAATTAACGATAGCAACAACTATATATGCACTACTTATAAGAATTATTAAACAATTGGAGTAATAAAAAATGAATCCAAGGATCAAGAGTAGATATGCGAATATCCAACTAAAGAAACCATATTAGCTATCAAACATTTCTCATTACTAACTAATTCTGCACTGTCGTTTGATGTGATCTATCGAATTAGTTTATTTTGTGCATCACATAggtgaaactttttttttttttttttttttgtctcacaAATCACAAGTtagtaaatttaaaatttgtggaCTCAAAAATGTAAGTTTTGGATCCACCAACTTGTGTGATAAAAAGAAACTTCACGTAACTAGTATTAATTGTATAcacatgtaatatatatatatatatatattatatatatatatatatatatatatatattttaaatactcATGTAAAATAAAGTTTCTCATACAAGAAGAAACTTAGCTGATGGAGAAAACAGGGTAAAGTAAGTTGAAACTAActcgataaaaaaaaattgagttaaactttaaatattagtaataaataacttttatttttaaaattttgaaagatatataaaatatatcattgaAACGtcttgaattatatatatatatatatatataaagggttATATCTGTCTAACTCATTATGGAATCCTTATTGACCCAAATACTAATAATTCGCGGACCTACCTCCATTCTGAGTTGCGACACCTTTTATCCTTTTACCGTTTTAcgtatgatattgatatatgtGTATTTCAGTTATATATAGTGTTATTAATATAAATTCATTTATTATGGtaacaattattattttacttatcaAATAATCACATGAAGTTGAATATGAAGAACTATTTTTTGTTATAGATTAATTTAATTGGCTAATATCAAATTTATTTATACAATTTATTCACAGAAGGAAGACTGGATAGATAAATGAGAGCAACAGCTTCTTCCTTTTCGTTCCAGCTAATCAGAGTGCGATGGCGCCGTCAGTTGAGAATTGAGATCTTGTGGTGACACGATCAGACTCTGACTGctccatatatatatccatatacatactAGATGCTACTACTAGATTATTTCATCCAAATCTACTACGCCTTACATTGAACATGTGACTGTACTTGCCCTGTGGTGCTATTGGTCCATATTCAATGTTGAATTCTGCCCTTACAACCCCAAATACCTTTTGTGGTACATGTTATAGCAATTTGGATTTTACGTTAGCATCTTCGCTCACGATTCCCAGCATCTAATATTATATGCTTATCTCACTTCCTTAATCCTCTAGCATCCCCATGGCTCACATTTATGACCCTACTCCCTTATATATATTCCTCGCTTTACATTCCACTTTCTACactgagaaaagaaaaaagaaaacactGGAGAGAGCCTAACCCTTTTCTGTTTTACAAATATGAATGCAGTAATGGTATATCCGCTTGAAGCTCTTGCTTTCAATTACTTGACCTTCGGTTTCTTTACTGTCGTCAACAGTGTTTGGACATGGGTCGCCGTTATTACTGCTGCCGTTAGCTTTTGGAGAATCAAAACCTTTTCAACCTTGCCCAAACCCGAGCCACGTGAAGACTTTTCCGTCCATGCCCCATCTCCAACGGTGGTAACGTCGTCTTCATCTTCATCGTCGTCGCAGGTAGAAAGGGTGTCAAGTACTCCGTTAGCTTCAAATGGatcctcttttgcatgtttgGTCAACGAGGAAGGAACAAAGGGGAAACTTACGATGTATTACAAGCAAGATGACTCATGTGGAGAATGCGACAGCGATGGAGAAGGTGATGATCAGGAAGGAGAAGACGAGGGTGTAGAGTTGAGTAAGGAATGGTTTGAGACTTGGGACaaattgttgaaaatgaaaaatggagaAATGGGGTGGTATTGTTACCAGGACATGAATGTAATTGATGGCAACGTAGTTAGGTTGTGGGACGATTATAGACGAGGGAGGAATGCCACCGCTTTCTCGGTTGGCATAACCACTACTTACTAATTGgtagattcttttttttcttttttaataggAGCAATAGTTTGGCATAACcatattattatcatttattACATTTGGGATTGAGGAAGGGGTTAGTGAGAATGAAAAAGACTCTCACATGTACCGCGAGAATGTAAGTGTTGGTAGTAGTACTTGTATAGATTTAGAAATGAATCAATGGTAGTAGCTTTTTTGGTATCTCAACAATGGTAGTATATGTTAGGGATATTATATAGTATTTACTTGGGAATAATGCAGTAACGATTTTCATAACAACGCAATTTCAGAGAGAAAAATTGTGCATATTCTAGCCAAAGATGTTTGTAATACGGagcacttttaaaaaaaaataaaatcaaacatcCATCTCGTTGAAACTGGATGCAATTTTATTGATAATCAAAAGGTTACAAAAGGCAGAGGAAGGGAATCCTCTGGTCCTATAATTAATACCTACTCCAACTTTTACAAGATGTAGGTAAACATTAGTAATACTTAAATCTCGATAATGCAAACACTGCATTTCAGtctctttccttcttctttctcttcttttgttttttttcttggaaatatTTGATAGTGACCTTAAGGAGTTTATTTTCAGTTACACATATTGACCTGCAAACAGAGTGCCGTTTAGTGattataaaaagggaattaaaattacaaaatattaGTTCAAATTGCAGCAAAAACTAAATATACTAGCTTTCTTCTAATTTAGCTAAGCTTTATTGAGCAGAGTTACCCTCCTATTCGTGTTGTGGGAGGTCATTGGCACAGTGAGTAATTGAGATGCATGCAAGCTCTATCAAAGAACActtacgatgatgatgatgatgatgatgatgatgatgatgatgatgatgataataataataataataataataataataataataataataataataataataataataatacaaacATATACGTGTAAAAGCAACAGCAAAGACAGGTCctgttttttatttatttatatcatTTCAAGAATTTTGATTGGTTTATTGTAGCTTGATGGATCAAGTGGAGGGTGATTTACAAGAATGACTTTAAAGGTGGATGGATGGTCTTGAAATTTTGATCATGTTTGTCTTATGGCTAAAACTTCAACATTAATTAGTTAACTTTGACATATGACCTTGAAGATTTGTCCATTGAGCAAACGGAGCTCAAAATGTCAAAATCACCTATTTTCAAGATAACTGGGTGTAATTATTGCCATAACTCCATGAATTTCCTGCATTGATATTACACGTATTTTCCTCAATGCTTTTAAAAATTCATCACTtaaaaatcatcaaaattaaGAAGGAAGTACTTCGATGATCACACACGGCTAGGGTGGCCCTCACCTCGTTTGTCAATTATACTTCATCTATTTACACCACTAATGCTTGTTTTGTATTCATATGAGCTGTTATCAAAGAAAATATTGCAGCTAAAAGTAAAACAATCCGAATTCAATGTACTAATAACTACAGATTAAGTTGAAAGCTGCACGGTGTATTAATCTTGTCGGCCACAAGATTTTAAACATAGAAAAAGACAT from the Lycium ferocissimum isolate CSIRO_LF1 chromosome 11, AGI_CSIRO_Lferr_CH_V1, whole genome shotgun sequence genome contains:
- the LOC132037174 gene encoding uncharacterized protein LOC132037174 → MNAVMVYPLEALAFNYLTFGFFTVVNSVWTWVAVITAAVSFWRIKTFSTLPKPEPREDFSVHAPSPTVVTSSSSSSSSQVERVSSTPLASNGSSFACLVNEEGTKGKLTMYYKQDDSCGECDSDGEGDDQEGEDEGVELSKEWFETWDKLLKMKNGEMGWYCYQDMNVIDGNVVRLWDDYRRGRNATAFSVGITTTY